In one window of Undibacter mobilis DNA:
- a CDS encoding DMT family transporter, whose translation MTTQSPPSASPTERALRLANNPYLLLALTSLFWSGNHVIGRAASGEVPPLTIAVVRWFVPTVLLWPFVRERFRLDWPVIAAHWKIVFWLAFSGGALFTGLQYIGLQHTNALNVSVLNSLVPVLIVIVSAVAFRDHVTRVQLAGIVVSSLGVIAIVTHGELTNLRALSFNTGDLITLFTMLVFALYSTSLRLSPKIQPLNMLFMLAALSTIVTLPFAVWEWAAGFELKANWLTFGTLAYVSFFPGFAAYALWNRGIELIGANRAGPFLHLIPVFTAIIATSVLGEHLYPFHIVGFALIIGGVWLASRKGKTPAKTA comes from the coding sequence GTGACCACCCAATCGCCGCCTTCGGCGTCGCCGACCGAACGCGCGCTCCGGCTTGCCAACAACCCGTACCTCCTGCTCGCGCTCACCTCGCTGTTCTGGTCCGGCAATCACGTCATTGGCCGGGCCGCGAGCGGCGAAGTGCCGCCGCTCACCATCGCCGTCGTACGCTGGTTTGTACCGACGGTCCTGTTGTGGCCGTTTGTGCGGGAACGTTTCAGGCTGGATTGGCCGGTGATTGCCGCGCATTGGAAAATCGTGTTCTGGCTGGCGTTCAGCGGCGGCGCGCTATTCACCGGCCTCCAGTATATCGGGCTGCAGCACACCAACGCGCTCAACGTGTCCGTGCTCAATTCCCTGGTGCCGGTGCTTATCGTCATCGTCAGCGCGGTGGCGTTTCGCGACCACGTGACGCGCGTGCAGCTCGCCGGCATTGTGGTGTCTTCGCTAGGTGTGATCGCGATCGTCACCCATGGTGAACTGACAAACCTGCGCGCCTTGTCGTTCAATACCGGCGACCTGATCACACTCTTTACGATGCTGGTGTTCGCGCTGTATTCGACGTCTCTACGGTTGTCGCCGAAGATTCAGCCGCTGAATATGCTGTTCATGCTCGCTGCCCTGTCGACGATTGTCACGCTGCCCTTTGCGGTGTGGGAGTGGGCGGCCGGCTTCGAGCTCAAGGCGAACTGGCTCACCTTCGGCACCTTGGCTTATGTCTCGTTTTTCCCAGGCTTTGCCGCCTACGCCCTGTGGAACCGCGGCATCGAGCTGATCGGCGCCAATCGCGCCGGTCCTTTCCTGCATCTCATCCCGGTGTTCACCGCGATCATCGCCACCAGCGTGCTCGGCGAACACCTGTACCCGTTCCATATCGTCGGCTTCGCCCTGATCATCGGCGGCGTCTGGCTGGCATCGCGCAAGGGCAAGACGCCGGCGAAGACGGCGTAA
- a CDS encoding L-threonylcarbamoyladenylate synthase, with translation MNAEPQTRVLPADPATIETASACLTAGGLVAFPTETVYGLGADATQGEAVARLYAAKGRPAFNPLISHVTGLDAARRLACFNPDAERLATAFWPGPLTLVLPKQPNCPVSDLATAGLDSIALRVPAQRTARALLEAFGKPVVAPSANRSGHVSPTDAKHVLADLRGRIDLILDDGPCPVGVESTIVALLGEPTLLRPGGLPRADIERVLGRPLKAPDRAVDEEAPLAPGMLASHYAPKAAVRLNVREPRADEALLAFGPAPPFSGVTLNLSPTGDLVEAAAKLFSHLRRLDTAGVAAIAVMPVPNEGLGEAINDRLARAAAPKA, from the coding sequence ATGAATGCCGAACCGCAAACGCGGGTCCTGCCGGCCGATCCGGCAACCATCGAGACCGCCAGCGCCTGCCTCACGGCCGGCGGGCTGGTCGCGTTCCCGACCGAGACGGTTTACGGCCTCGGCGCCGACGCCACCCAGGGCGAGGCCGTGGCACGGCTCTATGCGGCCAAGGGCCGGCCGGCCTTCAACCCGCTGATTTCCCACGTCACCGGCCTCGACGCCGCCCGCCGGCTGGCCTGCTTCAACCCGGACGCCGAGCGGCTGGCCACGGCCTTCTGGCCCGGCCCCCTGACTTTGGTGCTGCCCAAACAGCCGAACTGCCCGGTGTCGGATTTGGCGACGGCCGGGCTGGACAGTATTGCGCTGCGGGTGCCGGCGCAGCGCACTGCCCGGGCGCTGCTGGAGGCCTTCGGCAAGCCGGTGGTGGCGCCGTCGGCCAATCGCTCCGGCCATGTCTCGCCGACCGACGCCAAACACGTCCTCGCCGATCTGCGCGGCCGTATTGACCTCATCCTCGACGACGGCCCCTGCCCGGTCGGCGTCGAGTCGACCATTGTCGCCCTGCTCGGGGAGCCGACCTTGCTGCGGCCCGGCGGCCTGCCGCGCGCCGATATCGAGCGCGTGCTCGGCCGTCCGCTCAAGGCGCCCGACCGCGCCGTCGATGAGGAGGCGCCACTGGCGCCGGGGATGCTGGCCTCGCATTACGCCCCCAAGGCCGCGGTGCGGCTCAATGTGCGCGAACCGCGCGCGGACGAAGCTCTGCTCGCCTTCGGGCCGGCGCCGCCCTTCTCCGGCGTGACGCTCAATCTGTCGCCGACCGGCGACCTGGTCGAAGCGGCAGCCAAGCTGTTTTCGCATCTGCGCCGGCTCGATACTGCCGGCGTTGCCGCCATCGCGGTGATGCCGGTGCCGAACGAGGGCCTCGGCGAGGCAATCAACGACCGGCTTGCGCGGGCAGCGGCGCCCAAAGCATAA
- a CDS encoding FAD-binding oxidoreductase: protein MNAPTEHPMRLAPAPELMARFKAIVGDKYAITDPDVLAPHLIEGRGLYHGHTAMMLKPANTAEVAAILKLANETRTAIVPQGGNTGLVGGQIPFDGEIILSLSRLDKIREIDSESNTMTLEAGVVLQKAQEAAHAAGRLFPLSLGSEGSCTIGGNLSSNAGGTGALAYGIARELMVGVEVVLADGRVMNLLRKLKKDNTGYDLRHIFVGAEGTLGIITTAVVKLFPQPRAIETAFIGLPSPDAAVKLLNLAQSRIGGTVTGFELMIRGILEFALKHGHNVRDPLAGPHPWYVLMEVSSQQAEGLRDNVEEFLAEAIEQGIVGDATLAANMDQAKAFWHMRHTLTEVQKPEGGSIKHDISVPVAAVPQFIAEASEAVVKLIPGSRPVPFGHVGDGNMHFNVSQPVGADKAEFLARWKDVNAVVDKIVLKLNGSFSAEHGIGKLKRDTLAKVKDPVALALMRDLKKSFDPNGILNPGKVL, encoded by the coding sequence ATGAATGCGCCGACCGAACACCCGATGCGTCTTGCACCAGCGCCCGAGCTGATGGCGCGCTTTAAGGCGATCGTCGGCGACAAATACGCAATCACCGACCCCGACGTGCTGGCGCCGCATCTGATCGAAGGCCGCGGCCTCTATCACGGCCACACCGCGATGATGCTGAAACCCGCCAACACGGCGGAAGTCGCGGCGATCCTCAAGCTTGCCAACGAGACGCGCACCGCGATCGTGCCGCAGGGTGGCAACACCGGCCTCGTCGGCGGCCAGATTCCGTTCGACGGCGAGATCATCCTATCGCTGTCGCGGCTCGACAAGATTCGCGAAATCGATTCCGAGTCGAACACCATGACCCTCGAGGCCGGCGTCGTGCTGCAAAAGGCGCAGGAGGCCGCGCACGCCGCAGGCCGCCTGTTTCCGCTGTCGCTCGGCTCGGAGGGAAGCTGCACCATCGGCGGCAACCTGTCGTCCAATGCCGGCGGCACCGGCGCGCTGGCTTATGGCATTGCGCGTGAACTGATGGTTGGCGTCGAGGTCGTGCTCGCCGATGGCCGCGTCATGAACCTGCTGCGCAAACTCAAGAAGGACAACACCGGTTACGACCTGCGCCACATCTTCGTCGGGGCCGAAGGCACGCTCGGCATCATCACCACGGCGGTGGTGAAGCTGTTTCCGCAGCCGCGCGCCATCGAAACGGCCTTCATCGGCTTGCCGTCGCCGGACGCCGCGGTGAAGCTGCTCAACCTTGCGCAGTCGCGCATTGGCGGCACGGTCACCGGTTTCGAACTGATGATCCGCGGCATCCTCGAATTCGCGTTGAAGCACGGCCACAATGTGCGCGACCCGCTGGCCGGGCCGCATCCATGGTATGTGCTGATGGAAGTGTCGTCGCAGCAGGCCGAAGGGCTGCGCGACAATGTCGAGGAATTCCTGGCGGAAGCCATCGAGCAAGGCATCGTCGGCGACGCGACGCTTGCGGCAAATATGGACCAGGCCAAGGCGTTCTGGCACATGCGCCACACGCTTACCGAAGTGCAAAAGCCCGAAGGCGGTTCGATCAAGCACGACATTTCCGTACCGGTCGCCGCCGTGCCGCAATTTATCGCCGAGGCGTCCGAAGCCGTCGTCAAGCTCATCCCCGGCTCACGGCCGGTGCCGTTCGGCCATGTCGGCGACGGCAACATGCATTTCAATGTCAGCCAGCCGGTCGGCGCCGACAAGGCGGAGTTTCTCGCACGGTGGAAGGACGTCAACGCCGTGGTCGACAAGATCGTGCTCAAGCTCAACGGCTCGTTCTCGGCCGAGCATGGCATCGGCAAGCTCAAACGCGACACTTTGGCGAAGGTAAAGGACCCGGTGGCGCTGGCCTTGATGCGCGACCTGAAGAAGTCGTTCGATCCGAACGGCATCCTCAATCCCGGCAAGGTTCTGTGA
- a CDS encoding GNAT family acetyltransferase yields MIIDEATDADIDAVVALWLACGLTRPWNDPRTDIDFARKGPNSAILVGRNDGKVVASVMVGHDGHRGWFYYLSVAPEMQKHGYGRNIVEAAERWLVERGIVKAMLMVRRDNTGVQKFYETLGYFDQPRTVMARWLDGREPTP; encoded by the coding sequence ATGATCATCGACGAAGCAACCGACGCCGATATCGACGCCGTGGTCGCGCTGTGGCTCGCCTGCGGCCTGACGCGGCCGTGGAACGATCCACGCACCGACATCGACTTTGCCCGCAAGGGACCGAACTCAGCCATTCTGGTCGGCCGCAACGACGGCAAAGTCGTCGCCTCGGTGATGGTCGGCCACGACGGCCACCGCGGCTGGTTCTATTATCTGTCGGTGGCGCCGGAGATGCAGAAGCACGGCTATGGCCGCAACATCGTCGAAGCCGCCGAGCGGTGGCTTGTCGAGCGCGGCATCGTCAAGGCGATGCTGATGGTGCGGCGGGACAATACCGGCGTGCAGAAATTCTACGAAACGCTCGGCTACTTCGACCAGCCCCGCACCGTGATGGCGCGCTGGCTCGATGGCCGTGAGCCGACGCCTTAA
- a CDS encoding SOS response-associated peptidase: protein MCGRYTLTASPQAIRDLFRYAEQPNFPPRYNIAPTQPIAVVCLVNRQRQFVLMRWGLLPSWVKDPKAFSLIVNARGESVIDKPSFRAAMKRRRCLIPADGFYEWRAGGPRKQPYFIHARSGAPLAFAGLWETWTGPNGEELDTVTIVTTEANSTVRPLHDRMPVIVPPEAFGLWLDTDNVDAATASSLIMPAPDDLLEVWPVSTDVNRVANDNAQLIERVAESTEPAPSPKVAAAKKSKATKPKDDGQGVLF from the coding sequence ATGTGCGGGCGCTACACGCTCACGGCCTCGCCGCAGGCCATACGCGATCTTTTTCGGTATGCGGAACAGCCGAACTTCCCGCCGCGCTATAACATCGCGCCGACGCAACCGATTGCAGTCGTCTGCCTCGTGAATAGGCAACGGCAATTCGTCTTGATGCGCTGGGGCTTGCTGCCGTCCTGGGTGAAGGATCCCAAGGCCTTCTCGCTGATCGTCAACGCGCGCGGCGAAAGCGTTATCGACAAACCTTCGTTCCGCGCTGCGATGAAACGACGCCGTTGCCTGATACCAGCGGACGGTTTCTACGAATGGAGGGCTGGCGGCCCCCGCAAGCAGCCTTATTTTATCCACGCCAGATCCGGCGCGCCGCTGGCCTTCGCCGGATTGTGGGAAACCTGGACCGGTCCCAATGGCGAGGAACTGGATACGGTGACGATCGTCACCACCGAGGCCAACAGCACCGTGCGCCCGTTGCATGACCGCATGCCGGTGATCGTGCCGCCCGAGGCTTTCGGCCTGTGGCTCGACACCGACAATGTCGATGCGGCAACTGCATCGTCGCTGATCATGCCGGCGCCCGACGATCTGCTCGAGGTGTGGCCGGTTTCGACCGACGTCAATCGCGTTGCCAACGACAATGCGCAACTGATCGAACGAGTTGCCGAAAGCACGGAGCCGGCGCCATCGCCAAAGGTTGCGGCAGCGAAGAAGTCGAAGGCCACCAAACCGAAGGACGACGGGCAGGGCGTGTTGTTTTAA
- a CDS encoding NUDIX hydrolase, translated as MIDPRAYPQRPFLAVSAAIVHDGKVLAVRRARKPAIELYTMPGGVVEAGETLFEATIREIREETALAIEPVALAGHREAIMRDKEGRVERHFVILCFAARLLDGEIRLNDELDDARWLAPHEFAGLKTTDRLIEIVTAAVGLIDGAHQD; from the coding sequence ATGATCGATCCCCGCGCCTACCCGCAACGTCCCTTCCTCGCCGTCTCCGCGGCGATCGTCCACGACGGCAAGGTGCTCGCGGTGCGCCGCGCCCGCAAACCGGCGATCGAGCTCTACACCATGCCGGGCGGCGTGGTCGAAGCGGGCGAAACGCTGTTCGAGGCAACGATCCGCGAAATCCGTGAGGAGACAGCCCTTGCGATCGAGCCGGTGGCGCTGGCCGGCCATCGCGAAGCCATCATGCGGGACAAGGAAGGCCGCGTCGAACGGCACTTCGTCATCCTGTGCTTTGCCGCGCGGCTGCTGGATGGCGAGATCCGGCTCAACGACGAACTCGACGATGCGCGCTGGCTGGCACCGCATGAATTCGCCGGGCTGAAGACCACCGACCGCCTCATCGAGATCGTGACCGCCGCCGTCGGCCTGATCGACGGCGCGCATCAGGATTAA
- a CDS encoding TIGR02301 family protein, whose product MFRRIAAAFVLTAFAALPAQAQSAPPAAAPVQDSVPAPYDADLQRLAEILGSLQYLRTICGSKEGQKWRNEMQALIDSEAPGGERRRQIVARFNRGYRGFEQTYRTCTPAADLAIRRYLDEGAKIAREITARYAN is encoded by the coding sequence TTGTTTCGACGAATTGCCGCAGCCTTTGTCCTGACCGCTTTCGCCGCCCTGCCGGCGCAGGCGCAATCGGCGCCGCCCGCGGCGGCGCCCGTGCAGGATTCCGTGCCCGCGCCTTACGACGCCGATCTGCAGCGCCTCGCCGAAATCCTGGGCTCGCTGCAGTATCTGCGTACGATCTGCGGCTCGAAAGAAGGCCAGAAATGGCGCAATGAAATGCAGGCCCTGATCGACAGCGAAGCGCCCGGAGGCGAGCGCCGCCGCCAGATCGTGGCGCGCTTCAATCGCGGCTATCGCGGCTTCGAGCAGACCTACCGCACCTGCACGCCGGCCGCCGATCTGGCGATCCGCCGCTATCTCGATGAAGGCGCCAAAATCGCCCGCGAGATCACCGCGCGTTACGCCAACTAG
- a CDS encoding response regulator encodes MNHEFVSLNMMLIGFAGSELELWRQGVALASIPVDLSVYDTAPGIAALAQGGVDICVLDGGLPDAVKQAALASTKALRSRPYLFVRAARGAAMPAGMTGMLTKPVDVADAHRLVELCVRTKLPTRALVVDDSSTMRGIVRKILSACRFQLELHESEEGLAALERLRREPFDLVFLDYNMPGFDGCEILSEIKREVPQVAVVMMTATVDTEVADRAAALGALGFLRKPFYPADIDRLLDRFYGFAV; translated from the coding sequence ATGAATCATGAGTTCGTTTCGCTCAACATGATGTTGATCGGGTTCGCCGGTTCCGAATTGGAACTCTGGCGGCAGGGCGTCGCTTTGGCCAGCATCCCGGTCGATTTGTCGGTTTATGACACCGCCCCCGGTATCGCGGCCCTGGCGCAGGGCGGCGTTGATATCTGCGTGCTGGACGGCGGCTTGCCGGACGCGGTGAAGCAGGCGGCGCTGGCCTCGACCAAGGCGTTGCGCTCGAGGCCCTATCTGTTTGTCCGTGCCGCGCGCGGCGCCGCGATGCCGGCCGGCATGACCGGCATGCTGACAAAGCCCGTCGATGTGGCCGACGCCCATCGCCTGGTTGAATTGTGCGTCCGCACCAAGCTGCCGACCCGCGCGCTCGTCGTCGACGATTCCAGCACAATGCGCGGCATTGTCCGCAAGATTTTATCGGCCTGCCGCTTCCAGCTCGAACTGCACGAATCGGAGGAGGGGTTGGCGGCGCTCGAACGCCTGCGCCGGGAGCCGTTCGATCTGGTGTTCCTCGACTACAACATGCCGGGCTTCGACGGCTGCGAGATTCTGTCGGAGATCAAACGAGAGGTGCCGCAGGTTGCCGTCGTGATGATGACAGCGACGGTTGACACCGAAGTGGCCGATCGCGCCGCGGCGCTCGGGGCGCTGGGTTTCCTGCGCAAGCCGTTCTATCCCGCCGATATCGATCGCTTGCTCGACCGCTTTTACGGCTTCGCCGTCTGA